The genomic window GTGTCTTTGTTCAGCGCTCTTACTGTATGTAAGAAAATCTAGGAAACCGattaccttaaaaaaaaagaaaagaaaatatatacatatatatacgacAAATAGTTTAAAGTTATGTTtacttaatataataatatctaattTTTATGTTTACTAAAATCTTCGTTGGATTTAACTGAATTTTTGAAGTTGTAATAACTTCATGTTACTGACCGCTTTAGAAAAACGAAGTAAGCGGAACAAAGAACGATTAGCGAAcaaggtttttctttctttatttaaagccACGTAATTTGATCGactcaggtttgtgtgtgaaaaaagaaaacaaatcctCTTAGAAGCCTTACGAGTAAATCCTTGTTACTGCAACATTATGAGACATTCTACATTTAAAATCTAAGGCTGAAATGTTCCTTAAAACTACATAACACCATAATTTATTCTGTTACCAAAGAGAAATGTTATTCTGTTTGCTGTAATTTTACTACAATTTTAAGACAGCTAACATTAGCTTTACTGCGCCAcatgtttttactttaattcaaattcaattcactctcattctcatcttctaccgcttatccgacctacctcgggtcacggggagcctgtgcctatctcaggcgtcatcgggcatcaaggcaggatacaccctggacggagtgccaacccatcgcagggcacacacacacacacactctcattcactcacacaatcacacactacggacaattttccagagatgccaatcaacctaccatgcatgtctttggaccgggggaggaaaccggagtacccggaggaaacccccgaggcacggggagaacaaactccacacacacaaggtggaggcaggaatcgaacccccaaccctggaggtgtgaggcaaacatgctaaccactaagccaccgtgcccccgatgGCTGATTGGTGTCTCTAAAATCATccatagtttgtgtgtgtgtgtgtgtgtgtgtatgtgtgtgggtgtctgatAGTGCCCCATGATGGTTTCTCATGAAATTCATAAGAGAGGGCATGAAACTTAGTGAATGAAAGTAAGTTGGACATGAAACTCGGAAACCGGAAGCCTGAAGCTTTTATGAAGAATTTCCTGTGGGAAGGGAAAGTCAGGattactgacactgacactgaagacttaGTTAACAGGACAGTGTCAGTAAGTTTCATGCCCTCTCTTATGAATTTCATGAGAAAGTGAGGAAACAAGACTATAGTAGTATAAACCTGTTTTATTGGGTATTGTGCAATCATCCAGCTATGCATTTTCTGTACAGCTTTTCCTACACATCGAAACATACAGGGAGTCAATCCTGGGATGCGGTGCCAACTCATCATGGGGCACtatcacacacccacacacatacacacacacacacgcacacacacacactatggatgATTTTAGAGACACCAATCAGccatcggggggcacggtggcttagtggttagcacgttcgcctcacacctccagggttgggggttcgattcccgcctccgccttgtgtgtgtggagtttgcatgttctccccgtgcctcgggggtttcctccaggtactccggtttcctcccccggtccaaagacatgcatggtaggttgattggcatctctggaaaattgtccgtagtgtgtgattgtgtgagtgaatgagagtgtgtgtgtgtgccctgcaatgggtttacactccgtccagggtgtatcctgccttgatgcccgatgacggctgagataggcacaggctccccgtgacccgaggtagttcggataagcggtagaaaatgaatcagccATCAGCACAAACCCATCGAACCTCCAGGATAAAAAGTATAATGTTTCTTGTCTTATATAAGTAAAGGGTTTGAGAATactgctgttatttatttattttatttttttcaatgccAGCCTGATTTAACACCCAAAAATCACTCAGCAATGCAGCTCTGATTAATGTGAACCAAATTACAGACCACTCTGACAGCTGAAAGGTGAAAATAACACCATTAATCTACAATAAGTGCCTTTATAGTGTGGCATGATTAGGACATGATAATAGTCCTGATCACACTTAAACTACAGGACACTTACGGTAAGACACTTCACCCTCATGCCAAGACATTTTTCCCATGtggatgttaaataataatgttacacgATAGGGTGTGCAGGTTGCCTTTGTGTTTGATGAATGGCTGTTTGGCAAGCTCAACTACTCCTGTTAAACGCCATGTAGGTGAAAGGGCCGACATCAAAGACAACATTTATAGTTACCTGTCATAAGCGAAAGTGAAAGAGAAGTTACAGAGGTGTATATATAGAGCCTGCGCTCCGTGTCGTCTGgagcacacactcactcatactcacacacacacacacacacacaatacagtcaGGATGGTGAGAAACAATGTGATGTTTCAGGCAGCTGCTCTCCTGATTCTTGCTTTGTTCTTCATCTGCTGTAGCTCTGTAGAAGGTGAGACAGTTTTATTATTCTgtagtatctatctatctatctatctatctatctatctatctatctatctatctgaaaTGTTGTTCTtaatgtgcaaaagtttgtgcatcCTTTacatattaattttaaaatacttATCAAACAAAATTACATCAATGTAAAAATTAGTTATTTGTTGTATAAGGAAAGCTTTAATGGATGCCTGACATATTTAAATTCTAAACTTGGATGTTATAGGTCACGATTTAACATAGATTTTGTCTTCGACAGCCACCGATGCAACACCAGACTGCTGTTTGTCAGTCGTGGACAAAAAAATCCCTCAAAATGCGGTAGTGTCCTACTACCACCAGGTCAAAGGGGCGGGCTGCAGAGTGGAGGCCACAGTGTAAGTATTTATCATttagcagggtttttttttttacatctaaaatgtaaatgtaataaacacagtttattatttatttcctagATTTCATGATTTCATTCATTAAGTATAACACATCATagcttttatccatttatagttacacgTTATAACAGAGATAACAGAGTCATTCCCTCAACCTTCTTTAGTGTTGATGCTGGAGACTTTtttccataaaataaaataaaataaatgtcaacTTACCATCTAAGCATCTACAATATAATGCACTGTATAATTTGGTAGTATAAAATGATAACATCTTTAATCAAGCACATTGCAGTAAATTTGTGATTTAAAGCAAcattactgtcagagctgctcaaACTAATCAACACTTTCAAACTCATCAAAACTCATCATTGGTATAAAAGATGGACTCGAACACACTCACATCtctgtttataatgtttgaaGCTCGTTCATTAgctcacccttttttttttctttttttttcattaatttgaACTCAAACTGGTATATaggatattttatatttctaatatttattttattaatgtatatatatatatatatattttacaggtTTATTACAAGGAATGGCAGGAAACTGTGTGCACCTCTTCCAAGAAAGAACAACTGGGTTAAAAAGTTAATCCAAAGACTgaataaaaaatccaaaaaatcatccaaaagtatgtttttttttctatttatttaaaaaaacaacttttattcCTTCATAAGAAAGGAAAAGCTGCAATAGTCTTTTCTATATATTCTGACAAGCTCTTCTATTTCTAATCCTTGCAGAAACATCGAAGTAGGAAATAATCGTGGATCAGATCGCACAGGTCCTGTTTACGATCAGACTCGGATTAGACTGATCTGAGAAGCTGAAACCACTGCCAGGAATGAATAAGCTTATGATAAGATATGATATAAATATTGCTGTTGTTGTGCGAAACCAAACCCGCCACCTGAACATGCTttgattgtattttataatatctCTGATAGTGGTTTAGTTTTATTCTGTACATATTTATATCTATTGTCTCATTTACAGTATCAATGTTTATAAAAAGACACTTTTTACCAAAAATAAATCGTGaatatgttgtatttatttttatagaaccataaaaaaaatcactgaaaggTTAGACaccaaaatatatttattttttgttaaaataagtACAAGGATTAATTTTGTATCGTATAGAAATGTAATAGAATTAAATTCTGACTTTTTTTATACCAACATTTCCTTCTACAAACGGATAATAATGAAAATTTCGATATTTTAGTTTTAGAGTATAACATAATTCTTATGTTTCTGTAATAAGGATCTCTAAAACTTCTGTTGTTGTTTAGTTCGCCAGTTTGTTGTACATCTGCGCCCCCTGTCGGTGTACCGATAAAACAAGTCCAGGTCTTATGTTCTTTATActcttatacagtatacaataaaAGCTGAGATTGTTCTGAGGAGAATGAGAGATGTCAGAATTGTGAAATGTGTCCGATTTGGCCAGGATAAAGTGAAGATGAGCAAACACATAGATGCATAATCTTACATAATCTTACATATTGTATTTTCCCATGCTATGCAGTTATTACTCATGCTATGCTAGATGGCATTATATTCCTCACCAGGACATTACTTTGGGTTCACTACTCTGTGGTGACCAATAACTTATACATAACAATAACATCATTAATTTCTCTAtggtgtaataaagtgtaagtCAGTCATGATTGAATAATTTTCCTGTTCTACCTAATCATCCCAAATACAATTTGAATGCAAATCTTGTGACCGAGGAGGCCACTGAAGTGCACTGAGGAAGAAGCTGTTGAAAATTGTGGCCATaaagtgattcatttatttagcttCAATATTCAGGCTaagcgggggggcacggtggcttagtggttagcacgttcgcctcacacctccagggtcggggttcgattcccgcctccaccttgtgtgtgtggagtttgcatgttctccccatgcctcgggggtttcctctgggtactccggtttcctcccccggtccaaagacatgcatggtaggttgattggcatctctggaaaattgtgtgagtgaatgagtgtgtgtgccctgtgatgggtcggcactccgtccagggtttatcctgccttgatgcccgatgacggctgagataggcacaggctccccgtgacccgagaagttcggataagcggtagaagatgaatgaatgaatgaattcaggcTAAGCTGTTCAAATGATGCTCGATTATTATTAAgccatttattgttatttacataaatgcatgACACAAGATGTTGGGTATCATGCTGATGACACCAAATCCTGGGTGCTTAGAAgataaaaacataatataacatATTCTACTGTTCTGTTGTTTTCTGCCTGCTTCAATGTTAGAAATGTTTTGAATTGAGATACTTTTcagctcaccatggttgtaaagagtgattatttctTCCTGAGAATTCTGCTACCTGTATCATAACCCAAACTCCCATCATGCATCACATTACACCCTGCATTCAAAGACTCCACTGGCTCCCTATATTGATTTTAAGATCCCTCTCCTCACTTTTAAAGTTCTTTATATCCTTGCTGCACCATACCTCTCGGATCTTATACGGTTCTCCGCTCCCTCTCTCCCATACTTTATGTTCTTCCTCGTCATGGATCCTTGTTACACCTCCTGCCTGTTTAACCACCAGTGGCACTAGAGCACTGGTCTCACCACTCTTTGTCTCTGGAATTCTCTTCCGGAAAACATTCGTAACACAGACTCTCTCACCACATTCAAAACACAACTTGAACCCTAATTATTCAAAAGTGCAGATTCCACATGATCTAAAGCTGCACTTAAATCTCCTTAAATGTTTAAGTGCTAGATAACTAGATAATGCtagatattgtttttattgttgtttgctgttatttgattatttattaggtgcctataaataaaatgtattattattattattattattattcttattattattattatttatgtattttttattaaaaggtgcaataaatgaaatttattattattattattattattattattattattattattattattattattattattaatgtatttttattaaaaggtgcaataaatgaaatttattattattattattattattattattattattattattattattattattattattattatacacttaAATCAGCCTTTATGGAAACAACCATGCATTGgtcaaatgactgaaatgactgaaatgattttttttcattctgatgtttgatgtttatcagttcatttatttttctacaaaTCAGATGCATAAGCATATAGTGATCACAGTCAGAATACATTTTAGTCTAGACCTCCATCCGAATAATATCATATTTACTGTTGGAGGACAAACTGCTCTGTACTGTAACTGCAGTgtaatatgatgatgatgagatatAAACACAGGGCTTGACTCTTGCCTCTGGTGCTCCTTCTGTCATTTTCCCAGCTGGCTGCTCATCCTCAGAGCCTCAGGACCAGCTTCAGGACCAGGTGGACTGAGGCTGATCCTTCACCTCCAAGGGcttaagcatgtgtgtgtgtgtgtgtgtgtgtgtaaaaagtgtctctctctctttctctctcttgccaGATGTCTCAGCATTCTCTGCAGCTTCAGGCATAAGATGCACTAATTACCAAACTCGGAAACAGTGTCCAATCTAGCCTGGGTCATTGATACTGCCGAAACCTTTCAGCTCTGAAGCAGCGGAAGGCAGAAAATAGACATGGATGATGCATAATGCAAGGCAAGGCGATTATGAAACCAAGAAAACAGAGAGCTGAAGAGCGCTGAATCATTTACAGCAcaagattgcctcttctacttGGGATGCTTTTCGTTTCGATCGACAGACTCGATGTGGAATAGTGCTCTCATCACCTTGTATGTCTGCTCTCACCCTTcccactttttcctttttttcatctgtgctttcttcttt from Tachysurus vachellii isolate PV-2020 chromosome 20, HZAU_Pvac_v1, whole genome shotgun sequence includes these protein-coding regions:
- the ccl19b gene encoding C-C motif chemokine 19b, which gives rise to MVRNNVMFQAAALLILALFFICCSSVEATDATPDCCLSVVDKKIPQNAVVSYYHQVKGAGCRVEATVFITRNGRKLCAPLPRKNNWVKKLIQRLNKKSKKSSKKTSK